A single genomic interval of Prunus dulcis chromosome 5, ALMONDv2, whole genome shotgun sequence harbors:
- the LOC117627853 gene encoding uncharacterized protein LOC117627853 isoform X2: MEEDGGERAQRRHPTSSETLISEPHLDPPSTCSETTLHSGEEDRTESKPELNQTEIFRTLEVVERDSLAIADSFTTLFASLRLALSEVTSNSVDHMHCFSEAAGRLQESVLDCATKGNRYINSSLRKVLRRNVDALDSGVNKLLRLP, encoded by the exons ATGGAGGAAGACGGAGGAGAACGAGCTCAACGGCGCCATCCGACGAGCTCCGAAACCCTAATCTCAGAGCCACACCTCGATCCACCGTCCACGTGTTCTGAAACCACACTCCATTCCGGTGAGGAGGACCGCACGGAATCGAAACCCGAGCTGAACCAGACCGAAATATTCCGAACTCTCGAAGTGGTCGAGAGAGACTCTCTCGCCATCGCCGACAGCTTCACCACTCTCTTCGCCTCCCTTCGCCTGGCTCTTTCTGAG GTCACTAGCAACTCGGTTGATCACATGCATTGCTTTAGCGAGGCTGCTGGCCGCCTTCAAGAATCCG tgCTTGATTGTGCTACCAAGGGAAATCGGTATATAAATTCAAGTCTCAG AAAAGTCTTGAGGAGAAATGTTGATGCTCTAGACTCAGGTGTTAACAAGCTCCTCCGACTTCCATGA
- the LOC117627853 gene encoding uncharacterized protein LOC117627853 isoform X1 codes for MEEDGGERAQRRHPTSSETLISEPHLDPPSTCSETTLHSGEEDRTESKPELNQTEIFRTLEVVERDSLAIADSFTTLFASLRLALSEVTSNSVDHMHCFSEAAGRLQESVLDCATKGNRYINSSLRLNEEMKGIDSLALQLKVLRRNVDALDSGVNKLLRLP; via the exons ATGGAGGAAGACGGAGGAGAACGAGCTCAACGGCGCCATCCGACGAGCTCCGAAACCCTAATCTCAGAGCCACACCTCGATCCACCGTCCACGTGTTCTGAAACCACACTCCATTCCGGTGAGGAGGACCGCACGGAATCGAAACCCGAGCTGAACCAGACCGAAATATTCCGAACTCTCGAAGTGGTCGAGAGAGACTCTCTCGCCATCGCCGACAGCTTCACCACTCTCTTCGCCTCCCTTCGCCTGGCTCTTTCTGAG GTCACTAGCAACTCGGTTGATCACATGCATTGCTTTAGCGAGGCTGCTGGCCGCCTTCAAGAATCCG tgCTTGATTGTGCTACCAAGGGAAATCGGTATATAAATTCAAGTCTCAG attgaatgaagaaatgaagGGCATAGACAGTCTAGCATTGCAGCT AAAAGTCTTGAGGAGAAATGTTGATGCTCTAGACTCAGGTGTTAACAAGCTCCTCCGACTTCCATGA